From Plectropomus leopardus isolate mb chromosome 17, YSFRI_Pleo_2.0, whole genome shotgun sequence, a single genomic window includes:
- the LOC121956076 gene encoding LOW QUALITY PROTEIN: transmembrane protein 235-like (The sequence of the model RefSeq protein was modified relative to this genomic sequence to represent the inferred CDS: deleted 2 bases in 1 codon) — translation MKYGLVVLAAGFTGLLSFSLLAVAIGTDYWYIIDVNKPNCTCSDDLSSHSGLWRIVEGENSSSVIPSFTANMSSLSEAERHLLGLHKVVVIVLPLSLVLLVFSWIFGLVSSLACSPKLLAGSASYVFFCSLFTLSGVSIYVRYSDLAMEEFQQIVSPESLAHVDVSFGWSFAIAWLSYSLEVVTGLLLMLAARITQMKGCYDSGVTIAML, via the exons ATGAAGTACGGACTGGTGGTTCTTGCCGCTGGCTTTACTGGTTTGCTTAGCTTTAGCCTCCTCGCTGTGGCTATTGGGACAGATTACTGGTACATTATCGATGTGAATAAACCCAACTGCACATGTTCAGACGACCTGAGTTCACATTCTGGACTGTGGCGAATTGTTGAAG GAGAGAACAGTAGCTCAGTCATCCCCTCTTTCACAGCAAATATGTCCAGCCTATCAGAAGCAGAAAGGCACCTTCTTG GCTTACACAAGGTGGTGGTCATCGTGTTGCCCCTCAGCCTGGTCCTGCTGGTGTTCAGCTGGATCTTTGGACTTGTCAGTTCATTGGCTTGCAGTCCAAAGTTGCTGGCTGGATCCGCATCCTATGTTTTCTTCTGCA GTCTTTTTACCCTGTCTGGGGTCAGCATC TACGTCAGATACTCTGACCTGGCCATGGAGGAGTTCCAGCAGATAGTGTCCCCAGAGAGCCTCGCCCATGTGGACGTGTCCTTCGGATGGTCCTTCGCCATAGCGTGGCTCTCCTACAGCCTGGAAGTGGTCACCGGCCTGCTGCTCATGCTAGCTGCCAGAATAACTCAGATGAAGGGATGCTATGACTCTGGTGTGACCATCGCTATGttatag